In a genomic window of Sulfuriferula nivalis:
- a CDS encoding glycosyltransferase family 2 protein has translation MFTKLSICIATYSRGAFIGATLDSILVQMEPGVEIVVVDGASPDSTPEVMARYVLQHPEIRYFRESINSGVDADFDKAVGYARGEYCWLMTDDDLLRSGALTKVLLTLNGEDDLIVVNSEVRNKDMSVVFENQSLMFDADKGYHQVDSEAFFAEIAAYLSFIGCVIIRRTCWLSRDRATYYGTLFIHVGVIFQTPPIANVRVIAEPLIVIRYGNAMWTPRSFEIWMFKWPKLIWSFPDFSDAVKRKVCRREPWRSAKALFHNRALGAYSVAEFRKFWPNETSKVERVIAYVLSVFPASVANFIMVFYFAILVKPAPMALHDLLCSRNAGLLSRLVTRVLGGVRK, from the coding sequence ATGTTTACAAAATTATCCATCTGCATTGCAACCTATAGCAGGGGAGCGTTTATTGGTGCGACGCTGGATTCTATCCTTGTTCAGATGGAGCCCGGCGTCGAGATTGTTGTTGTAGATGGCGCATCGCCGGACTCTACACCAGAAGTAATGGCACGATATGTGTTACAACATCCTGAAATCCGTTATTTTCGAGAGTCCATAAATTCTGGAGTTGATGCTGACTTCGATAAGGCAGTTGGTTATGCACGAGGAGAGTACTGCTGGCTAATGACCGATGATGATTTGCTCCGCTCTGGTGCATTAACAAAAGTCCTGTTAACGCTTAATGGTGAAGATGATTTAATTGTCGTTAATTCAGAAGTTAGAAATAAGGACATGTCTGTAGTATTCGAGAATCAAAGCTTAATGTTTGACGCTGACAAGGGCTACCATCAGGTGGATAGTGAGGCTTTTTTTGCTGAAATTGCTGCTTATCTTTCGTTTATAGGCTGTGTCATAATTCGGCGGACATGCTGGCTCTCTAGAGATCGCGCCACCTATTATGGAACATTGTTTATTCATGTGGGGGTGATTTTCCAAACCCCACCGATAGCGAATGTTCGCGTGATAGCCGAGCCTTTAATCGTTATTCGCTATGGCAATGCAATGTGGACGCCCCGGAGTTTCGAGATTTGGATGTTCAAGTGGCCAAAGCTAATCTGGTCATTTCCGGATTTTTCGGACGCAGTAAAAAGAAAGGTCTGCCGTCGTGAGCCGTGGCGAAGTGCCAAAGCACTTTTTCACAACCGGGCACTTGGGGCTTATTCAGTAGCAGAGTTCCGCAAGTTTTGGCCGAATGAAACCAGTAAAGTGGAGCGGGTAATCGCTTATGTCCTAAGTGTTTTCCCTGCTTCGGTGGCGAATTTTATCATGGTGTTTTATTTTGCTATTTTAGTTAAGCCAGCGCCGATGGCTTTGCATGATTTGTTGTGTAGTCGCAATGCGGGGTTGCTGAGCAGGCTTGTGACTCGGGTTTTGGGGGGCGTTCGTAAATAA
- a CDS encoding MarR family EPS-associated transcriptional regulator encodes MLTDEYRYKILRKLEAEPETSQRELARELGISLGKVNFCLNALIEKGLVKANNFRHSQNKKGYIYLLTPSGVEEKAKITVQFLKYKLAEYEAIKAEIQQLQHDIESNVRSK; translated from the coding sequence ATGTTAACAGACGAATATCGCTACAAAATACTCAGGAAATTAGAGGCTGAGCCTGAAACCAGTCAGCGTGAATTAGCACGTGAATTGGGTATCAGTTTGGGCAAGGTGAATTTTTGCCTGAATGCGTTGATAGAAAAAGGGCTGGTCAAGGCTAATAACTTTCGCCATAGTCAAAATAAAAAAGGCTATATCTATTTACTCACGCCCAGCGGGGTTGAGGAAAAAGCAAAAATAACCGTGCAGTTTTTGAAATACAAACTTGCGGAATACGAAGCAATCAAAGCTGAAATACAGCAGTTGCAGCATGATATTGAATCTAATGTGAGATCGAAATGA
- a CDS encoding lipopolysaccharide biosynthesis protein: MAGLANSVWSALIGLAVVPFYLKYLGIEAYGLIGFFVTTQTLLQLLDMGMAPTINREVARCSASGDLKEAGKLLHTLAIIYWCMAGVIALLILALAPWIAEYWLQSKQLSPQIISHAVMLIGLVVACRWPIGLYQGALIGAQRLTVSSGINMAMVTIGSLGAVAVLAFISPTIEAFFIWQACVGIVYAITIRAAAWRIIGDTKANHFDADYIRRILKFSLGVGAISFSGIVLTQLDKVILSKTLGLESFGKYMLATMVANSLYILIVPIFNTAYPKFSSLVAQEKLEELFMQYRTASHLLATMLFPLAMVMVLLSQQLIQLWTGNGSLAADVAPLASLLLIGYALHGVMHMPYALMLAQGETRSMLKIYVSLIVIIVPLTAVLSLMYGAVGGALAQLLLFVFYVLMGTWITHKRYFIGFAREWLLIDVGVPLGISLLIGLLGFFILSMLGAEVYVKLMVGLVLWGVATLLSIYSSQFSRSIFVGYWNQFRYR, translated from the coding sequence ATGGCAGGGCTGGCAAACTCGGTTTGGTCAGCCCTGATTGGTTTGGCGGTGGTTCCGTTTTATCTGAAATATCTCGGAATAGAAGCTTATGGCTTGATAGGTTTTTTTGTGACGACTCAAACATTGCTCCAACTTCTGGATATGGGGATGGCACCAACCATTAATCGCGAAGTTGCGCGCTGTTCAGCGTCTGGTGATTTAAAAGAAGCAGGCAAGCTGCTGCACACTTTGGCCATAATTTATTGGTGTATGGCAGGGGTGATTGCTTTATTGATTCTGGCGCTTGCGCCTTGGATTGCAGAATACTGGCTGCAATCTAAACAGCTTTCACCCCAAATTATTTCACATGCCGTGATGTTAATAGGGCTGGTTGTTGCATGCCGCTGGCCAATTGGTTTGTATCAGGGGGCACTGATTGGAGCGCAACGGTTGACTGTATCAAGTGGTATCAATATGGCGATGGTGACAATCGGTAGTTTGGGCGCGGTAGCGGTGCTCGCTTTTATATCTCCAACGATTGAGGCTTTTTTCATTTGGCAGGCTTGCGTGGGTATTGTATATGCAATCACTATACGTGCGGCTGCTTGGCGAATAATAGGGGATACGAAAGCTAACCATTTTGATGCGGACTATATTAGACGTATCTTGAAATTTTCTTTAGGAGTGGGTGCTATTTCATTTTCTGGGATTGTTTTAACACAATTAGACAAGGTGATACTTAGTAAAACATTAGGATTGGAAAGTTTTGGGAAATATATGTTGGCCACAATGGTGGCCAATAGCCTCTATATTTTAATTGTTCCGATATTTAATACTGCTTATCCAAAGTTTTCCTCTTTGGTGGCGCAAGAAAAATTAGAAGAACTTTTTATGCAATACCGTACTGCTAGCCATTTACTTGCCACTATGTTGTTTCCTTTGGCAATGGTTATGGTATTGCTTTCACAGCAATTAATTCAATTATGGACGGGTAATGGTAGTCTTGCTGCTGATGTAGCCCCTTTGGCATCTCTACTGTTAATTGGTTATGCATTGCATGGTGTGATGCATATGCCATATGCATTGATGTTAGCGCAAGGTGAGACTAGATCAATGTTAAAAATATACGTTTCTCTAATTGTTATCATTGTGCCACTTACTGCAGTTCTTTCATTAATGTATGGTGCGGTTGGCGGGGCGCTGGCGCAGCTTCTGTTGTTTGTTTTTTATGTTTTGATGGGAACATGGATCACACATAAAAGATATTTTATAGGTTTTGCACGCGAATGGCTGTTGATAGATGTTGGCGTGCCTCTAGGTATTTCCTTGCTAATTGGCCTATTGGGGTTCTTTATTTTATCAATGCTAGGAGCTGAAGTGTATGTGAAGTTGATGGTGGGGTTGGTTCTTTGGGGTGTTGCAACTCTGTTAAGCATCTATTCGTCACAATTCTCGCGCTCGATTTTTGTTGGTTATTGGAACCAATTTCGTTATAGGTAG
- a CDS encoding FkbM family methyltransferase, with product MFARLFNYLLDVRDRQRINIALSKGAAMMQARDIDFKKPSTWEFSGFSQNGEDGILDVLRKKLLSSNRYFIEIGAADGIENNTGWLLVAEKYNGMLIEGSAKLVERARRTIVGYSIGAECHNMFVTKESVLELKSMAFHLDPDVFSLDIDGNDYHIAKAILDGGFRPKIFVVEYNSVYGLERSLTIEYQPTFVFTKAHPTHLYYGVSISGWRKFFANYGYRFVTVDRNGVNGFFVDPKFFDKSFLDEVQGLMFAENQSQFIKFRKSSEDQFELIADQKFITI from the coding sequence ATGTTTGCAAGACTGTTTAATTACTTGTTAGATGTTCGTGATCGCCAGCGAATCAATATTGCATTGAGCAAGGGTGCGGCAATGATGCAGGCACGTGATATAGATTTTAAAAAACCTTCGACTTGGGAATTTTCCGGATTCAGCCAGAATGGTGAAGATGGGATTTTGGATGTTCTGCGGAAGAAACTGTTAAGTAGTAATCGATATTTTATCGAAATTGGTGCTGCAGATGGAATTGAGAACAATACTGGTTGGTTACTCGTAGCCGAAAAATATAATGGCATGCTGATCGAAGGTAGTGCCAAGCTTGTTGAAAGGGCGAGAAGAACTATCGTTGGTTATAGCATCGGGGCAGAGTGCCACAACATGTTTGTGACGAAAGAAAGTGTGTTGGAATTGAAGTCTATGGCATTTCATCTTGATCCTGATGTGTTTTCACTTGATATTGATGGAAATGATTACCATATAGCCAAAGCTATTTTGGATGGAGGGTTTAGACCTAAGATATTTGTAGTTGAGTACAATTCTGTTTATGGATTGGAGCGTAGTTTAACTATTGAATATCAACCCACCTTCGTATTTACTAAAGCACATCCAACTCACTTATATTATGGGGTGTCAATTTCAGGGTGGCGAAAATTTTTTGCGAACTACGGATATCGTTTTGTGACAGTAGATCGAAATGGGGTGAATGGTTTTTTTGTGGACCCTAAGTTTTTTGACAAGTCTTTTTTAGATGAAGTACAAGGGCTGATGTTTGCTGAGAACCAATCTCAATTTATAAAATTCAGGAAATCTAGTGAAGATCAATTTGAACTTATTGCGGATCAAAAATTTATCACAATTTGA
- the rfbH gene encoding lipopolysaccharide biosynthesis protein RfbH — protein sequence MSKEALRQQILELVEQYSALQYAEQLFTPGTTVVPPAGKVIGGSELKNMVEASLDGWLTTGRFNEAFEKRFAEFVGVPYALTTTSGSSANLLAFTALTSPKLGDRALKPGDEVITVAAGFPTTVNPMLQNGMVPVFVDVDIPTYNIDPQKIEAAVSDRTRAIMIAHTLGNPFDLDAVMAVAKKYNLWVIEDCCDALGSRYKGQHVGTFGHIATCSFYPAHHITMGEGGMVFTKDIELRKIIESFRDWGRDCYCPAGHDNTCSKRFGWQFGSLPAGYDHKYTYSHLGYNLKITDMQAACGLAQMDRLPEFIAARKHNFAFLKERLKSCEEFLILPEATPDSEPSWFGFPITIRDTAGINRVDLLKYLDQNKIGTRLLFAGNLTRQPYFEGRTYRVSGELERTDEVMSNTFWIGVYPGLDEEMLGFVVEKIEAFLGVNF from the coding sequence GTGAGTAAAGAAGCGCTAAGGCAGCAGATACTTGAGTTGGTCGAGCAATATAGTGCGCTGCAATATGCAGAGCAGCTATTTACTCCCGGAACTACTGTCGTTCCGCCAGCGGGTAAAGTTATTGGCGGTAGTGAGCTGAAGAATATGGTTGAAGCTTCGCTGGATGGCTGGCTAACAACAGGTCGTTTTAATGAGGCTTTTGAAAAGCGCTTTGCTGAATTCGTGGGCGTGCCTTACGCGCTGACCACTACGTCGGGTTCGTCTGCTAACTTGTTGGCCTTTACCGCACTGACTTCACCAAAACTGGGCGATCGTGCCTTGAAACCAGGGGATGAAGTGATTACCGTGGCAGCAGGTTTCCCAACCACAGTGAATCCCATGTTGCAGAATGGCATGGTGCCAGTTTTTGTAGATGTGGACATCCCCACTTACAACATCGATCCCCAAAAGATTGAGGCTGCAGTCAGTGATCGTACCCGTGCCATCATGATTGCGCATACATTGGGCAATCCATTCGATTTGGATGCCGTAATGGCAGTAGCGAAGAAATATAACCTCTGGGTCATAGAAGATTGCTGTGACGCTTTGGGTTCGCGTTATAAAGGCCAGCATGTAGGTACCTTCGGTCATATTGCCACCTGCAGTTTCTATCCCGCTCATCACATCACCATGGGCGAAGGGGGTATGGTGTTTACCAAAGATATTGAGTTGCGCAAAATTATCGAGTCGTTCCGCGACTGGGGGCGTGATTGCTATTGCCCAGCTGGTCATGACAACACATGCAGCAAGCGTTTTGGTTGGCAGTTTGGGTCATTACCAGCAGGGTATGATCATAAATACACCTATTCGCACCTGGGCTACAACCTCAAAATTACCGACATGCAAGCCGCTTGTGGTCTGGCACAAATGGATAGATTGCCTGAATTCATCGCTGCGCGTAAACATAATTTTGCTTTCCTCAAAGAGCGTCTGAAATCTTGTGAAGAATTTCTGATTCTGCCAGAGGCGACACCTGACAGCGAGCCATCCTGGTTTGGTTTCCCCATTACTATTCGTGATACAGCGGGTATTAATCGTGTGGATTTGCTGAAATACCTGGATCAAAACAAGATCGGCACGCGTTTGTTGTTTGCGGGAAATTTGACACGCCAGCCGTATTTTGAAGGTCGCACTTATCGTGTCAGTGGTGAGCTTGAACGAACTGATGAGGTGATGAGTAACACCTTCTGGATCGGCGTTTATCCGGGATTAGATGAAGAGATGCTGGGTTTTGTGGTCGAGAAAATTGAAGCGTTTCTGGGCGTGAATTTCTAA
- the rfbF gene encoding glucose-1-phosphate cytidylyltransferase, producing the protein MKAIILAGGLGTRISEETSTRPKPMVEIGGKPILWHIMKSYSAHGIHDFVICCGYKGYLIKEYFANYFLHMSDVTFDMRNNKMEVHHRSAEPWRVTLVDTGENTMTGGRIKRVAEHIGDEDFCCTYGDGVSDVNITELIAFHQQHGKLATLTATQPSGRFGAINFAGNSVTSFQEKPQGDGGWINGGFFVLSPKVLDYLVDDSTVWEREPMEQIASAGQMSAYFHTGFWQPMDTLRDKNHLETLWASGKAPWKTW; encoded by the coding sequence ATGAAGGCAATCATACTTGCAGGTGGTTTGGGTACGAGGATTAGTGAAGAGACTTCTACGCGTCCTAAGCCTATGGTGGAAATTGGTGGCAAGCCTATTTTGTGGCACATCATGAAAAGCTATTCGGCGCATGGTATTCATGACTTCGTGATTTGTTGTGGTTATAAAGGCTACCTTATCAAGGAGTATTTCGCCAATTACTTTCTGCATATGTCCGATGTGACGTTTGATATGCGTAATAACAAAATGGAAGTGCATCATCGCAGCGCAGAGCCATGGCGGGTGACGTTGGTGGATACTGGTGAAAACACCATGACGGGTGGGCGTATCAAGCGCGTGGCCGAGCATATAGGGGATGAGGATTTTTGCTGTACGTATGGCGACGGGGTGAGTGATGTCAACATTACTGAGTTGATAGCTTTTCATCAGCAGCATGGAAAACTCGCTACATTAACTGCTACACAACCATCGGGGCGCTTTGGTGCAATCAATTTTGCAGGAAACAGCGTGACCAGTTTTCAGGAAAAACCTCAGGGCGATGGCGGCTGGATTAATGGTGGTTTTTTTGTGTTGTCGCCTAAAGTACTGGATTATCTTGTGGACGACAGCACCGTCTGGGAACGTGAGCCTATGGAGCAGATTGCCAGCGCAGGGCAAATGTCAGCTTATTTTCATACCGGATTTTGGCAGCCTATGGATACGCTGCGGGATAAAAACCATCTGGAAACCTTGTGGGCAAGTGGGAAGGCCCCATGGAAAACATGGTAG
- the gmd gene encoding GDP-mannose 4,6-dehydratase — protein MKKALITGVTGQDGAYLAEFLLEKGYEVHGVKRRASLFNTSRIDHLYRDPHEDGVRFFLHHGDLTDSSNLIRLIQQIQPDEIYNLAAQSHVAVSFEEPEYTANSDALGALRVLEAIRILGLEKKTRYYQASTSELYGLVQETPQKETTPFYPRSPYAVAKLYAYWITVNYREAYGMYACNGILFNHESPIRGENFVTRKITRALARIKLGLQEHLYLGNLNALRDWGHAKDYVEMQWLMLQQEQPDDFVIATGVQYSVRDFVNIAARELGITVHWDGEGLDEKGYDASGKCIVSVDPRYFRPTEVETLLGDPSKAKEKLGWQPKITFDELVKEMVREDLKAAERDELVKRHGYYANNYHE, from the coding sequence ATGAAAAAAGCACTTATTACCGGTGTGACCGGGCAGGATGGCGCCTATCTGGCTGAGTTTTTGTTGGAAAAAGGGTATGAAGTTCATGGCGTGAAGCGTCGGGCATCGCTGTTTAATACTTCCCGAATTGATCATTTGTATCGTGACCCTCATGAAGATGGAGTTCGTTTTTTTCTGCATCATGGGGATTTGACAGACTCTTCGAATTTGATCCGTCTTATTCAACAGATACAACCAGACGAAATATATAACCTTGCTGCGCAAAGCCATGTCGCAGTCAGCTTTGAAGAGCCTGAATATACAGCGAACTCTGATGCCCTTGGTGCTTTGCGTGTGCTTGAGGCAATTCGTATCCTTGGTCTGGAAAAGAAAACTCGTTATTACCAGGCCTCTACCTCTGAGCTTTATGGGCTAGTGCAAGAAACCCCGCAAAAAGAAACTACGCCATTCTATCCGCGCAGTCCTTATGCTGTTGCTAAACTCTACGCCTACTGGATTACCGTGAATTATCGGGAAGCGTATGGCATGTATGCCTGTAACGGTATTCTCTTTAATCACGAATCACCTATCCGTGGGGAAAACTTCGTTACCCGTAAGATTACGCGTGCTTTGGCCCGTATCAAGCTTGGTTTACAGGAACACCTCTATCTCGGGAATCTTAATGCACTACGTGATTGGGGGCATGCTAAGGACTATGTTGAAATGCAGTGGCTCATGCTGCAACAGGAACAGCCGGATGATTTTGTCATTGCGACGGGTGTGCAATACAGCGTACGTGATTTTGTAAATATCGCTGCCAGAGAGTTAGGTATTACTGTTCACTGGGATGGAGAAGGCCTGGATGAAAAAGGGTATGACGCATCAGGGAAATGTATTGTTTCAGTCGACCCTCGTTACTTCCGTCCAACTGAAGTTGAAACGCTCCTTGGTGACCCTTCCAAAGCCAAGGAAAAGCTCGGCTGGCAACCAAAAATCACCTTCGATGAGTTGGTTAAGGAAATGGTGCGCGAAGACCTTAAGGCTGCCGAACGCGATGAACTCGTGAAGCGGCACGGATATTATGCAAATAATTACCACGAGTAA
- the murI gene encoding glutamate racemase, whose protein sequence is MQIDSKQAIGVFDSGIGGLTVVRALMERLPFENIVYFGDTARVPYGVKSVETIAHYTTQIAQFLLEKNVKLLIIACNTMAAVAAQTVRDMSPVPVLDVIEAGAWAAVQASKTHQIGVIGTPTTVNSNTYARAIHDLTQDARIYSQACPLFVPLVEEGWLDHPVTRLTAQEYLKPVIAEHIDTLVLGCTHYPLIKPLLQEVMGEGVKLVDSAEAMANRTAALLAELNLANTSHALPHYEYYVTDVPVKFQTIGERFLGRSLSHLHVVKW, encoded by the coding sequence ATGCAAATCGACTCTAAACAGGCTATCGGCGTATTTGATTCGGGTATAGGTGGGTTAACCGTCGTGCGTGCGCTGATGGAGCGTCTGCCGTTTGAAAATATTGTGTACTTTGGTGACACCGCGCGAGTTCCGTATGGTGTGAAATCAGTGGAAACCATCGCCCATTACACCACGCAAATCGCCCAGTTTTTGCTGGAAAAAAACGTTAAGTTACTCATCATTGCCTGTAACACTATGGCGGCTGTTGCTGCGCAAACTGTGCGGGATATGTCGCCAGTACCAGTGCTTGATGTTATCGAGGCAGGCGCATGGGCGGCGGTACAAGCCAGCAAAACACATCAGATCGGCGTTATCGGCACCCCTACTACCGTTAACAGCAACACCTACGCACGTGCTATCCACGACTTGACGCAAGATGCGCGCATCTATTCTCAAGCTTGTCCATTATTCGTACCGCTGGTTGAAGAGGGGTGGCTAGATCATCCGGTTACTCGGCTTACTGCTCAGGAATACCTCAAGCCTGTCATCGCCGAACATATCGACACCCTCGTGCTGGGTTGCACTCACTACCCGCTGATTAAACCGCTGTTGCAAGAAGTCATGGGTGAAGGCGTAAAACTGGTCGATTCAGCCGAAGCCATGGCCAACCGAACCGCGGCCTTGCTTGCTGAACTCAATTTGGCTAATACCAGCCATGCACTGCCGCACTACGAATATTACGTCACCGACGTTCCGGTGAAGTTCCAGACCATAGGTGAGCGTTTCCTGGGTCGTTCGTTGAGCCATTTGCATGTGGTGAAATGGTAG
- the rfbG gene encoding CDP-glucose 4,6-dehydratase, with amino-acid sequence MENMVEPAFWSGKTVLVTGHTGFKGGWLSLWLQSMGAKVVGFALAPPTHPSLFLAANVADGMVSIEGDIRDYAAVLAVFKQHQPEIVIHMAAQALVRYSYANPVETYATNVMGTVHLFEAARQTGSVRAIVNVTSDKCYENREWVWGYRENEPMGGYDPYSSSKGCAELVTSAYRNSFFNPQDYAHHGVAVASARAGNVIGGGDWAEDRLIPDIIRAITQGEPVRIRSPHAIRPWQHVLEPLSGYLVLAQKLYEAGVAYADAWNFGPNETDAKPVQWIVEQLTQNWGEGASWVLDEGEHPHEAHYLKLDCSKAKARLNWHPRWQLEDALQAIVDWQRAYQAGRDMRVVTLQQIGTYCA; translated from the coding sequence ATGGAAAACATGGTAGAGCCAGCGTTCTGGTCAGGTAAAACCGTATTAGTGACTGGACATACTGGTTTTAAAGGTGGCTGGCTGTCCTTATGGTTGCAGTCTATGGGTGCAAAAGTGGTTGGTTTTGCGTTAGCGCCGCCCACTCACCCTAGTCTGTTTTTGGCTGCGAATGTAGCGGACGGGATGGTCAGTATAGAGGGCGATATACGAGATTACGCCGCCGTGCTTGCAGTATTCAAACAACACCAGCCTGAGATAGTTATTCATATGGCAGCGCAGGCACTGGTGCGCTATTCTTACGCTAATCCTGTTGAAACCTATGCTACGAATGTGATGGGCACTGTGCATTTATTTGAAGCGGCACGGCAAACGGGTAGCGTCCGTGCGATAGTCAATGTGACCAGCGATAAATGTTATGAAAACCGTGAGTGGGTATGGGGTTATCGTGAAAATGAGCCTATGGGTGGCTATGATCCATACAGCAGCAGCAAAGGCTGCGCCGAATTAGTGACATCAGCCTACCGTAATTCATTTTTTAACCCACAGGATTATGCGCATCATGGCGTAGCAGTGGCATCGGCACGGGCTGGTAATGTCATCGGAGGTGGTGACTGGGCGGAAGACAGGTTGATACCTGACATCATACGTGCCATTACCCAAGGTGAGCCAGTACGCATTCGTAGTCCACATGCCATACGTCCATGGCAGCATGTGCTGGAGCCGCTATCGGGATATTTGGTGTTGGCGCAAAAATTGTATGAAGCTGGTGTGGCATATGCTGACGCCTGGAATTTTGGTCCGAATGAAACGGATGCCAAGCCCGTGCAATGGATAGTCGAGCAACTTACCCAGAATTGGGGTGAAGGTGCAAGCTGGGTACTTGATGAAGGTGAGCATCCACATGAGGCGCATTATCTTAAGCTGGATTGTTCAAAGGCGAAAGCGCGTCTGAATTGGCACCCTCGTTGGCAACTGGAAGATGCGTTGCAAGCGATTGTGGATTGGCAGCGAGCTTATCAGGCGGGGCGGGATATGCGTGTAGTAACTCTGCAGCAAATCGGCACTTATTGCGCTTAA
- a CDS encoding GDP-mannose 4,6-dehydratase, whose translation MPTVLITGITGQDGSYLAELLLTKNCRVIGAVRDVQNAKVLLPEGLQNSVELISWDMLDQHIMVEVLSEYRPAQIYNFAAYSSGAGMFDDPVGVGEVNGLAVTRILEAMREVDTKIRFCQASSREIFGEAVESPQTECTLANPRSPYGAAKLYADSMIRIYRQRYDLFACSAILFNHESPRRGLGFVTRKITHEAAKIKLGLAKELHLGNLDAQRDWGFAGDYVRAMWLMLRQECAEDYIVATGKAHSVRELCDFAFSRLGLDYRDYVREDVSAYRPVEPALLVGCAAKAKLKLKWEPEVGFRELVHMMVDADLRTLSAKIEKN comes from the coding sequence ATGCCAACAGTACTCATTACAGGAATAACCGGACAGGATGGCTCGTATTTGGCAGAGTTGCTGCTAACCAAGAATTGCCGTGTCATTGGTGCAGTGAGAGATGTTCAAAATGCTAAGGTATTGCTTCCTGAGGGATTGCAAAATAGTGTTGAGTTGATTTCGTGGGATATGCTGGATCAGCATATCATGGTGGAAGTGTTGTCGGAATATCGCCCGGCACAAATTTACAACTTTGCGGCATATTCATCAGGGGCCGGAATGTTTGATGACCCCGTTGGGGTGGGAGAGGTGAATGGTCTGGCTGTAACACGCATATTGGAAGCAATGCGTGAGGTAGATACAAAAATACGATTTTGCCAAGCATCAAGCAGAGAGATTTTTGGTGAAGCGGTTGAAAGTCCTCAGACTGAATGTACGCTAGCTAATCCACGCAGCCCGTATGGTGCGGCTAAGCTTTACGCAGATTCCATGATACGAATTTACCGTCAACGCTACGACCTTTTTGCATGCTCAGCAATTTTGTTTAATCACGAGAGTCCGCGTCGTGGTTTGGGCTTTGTGACCAGAAAAATTACTCATGAAGCCGCGAAAATCAAGCTTGGTTTGGCCAAAGAGTTGCATCTCGGTAATCTGGACGCGCAACGAGATTGGGGTTTTGCAGGTGATTATGTGCGCGCTATGTGGTTAATGCTGCGACAGGAATGCGCAGAAGATTATATTGTGGCGACTGGAAAAGCGCATTCGGTTCGTGAATTATGTGACTTTGCTTTTAGCCGTCTAGGACTGGATTATCGTGATTATGTGCGTGAGGATGTATCGGCTTATCGGCCTGTTGAACCTGCGCTACTTGTTGGATGTGCAGCTAAGGCAAAGCTTAAATTAAAGTGGGAGCCAGAAGTGGGGTTTAGAGAACTAGTACACATGATGGTGGATGCAGATTTGCGAACCTTAAGTGCTAAGATTGAAAAAAATTGA
- a CDS encoding FkbM family methyltransferase, which yields MSILPRWLKALAKRSNTLVKLNASLRWKFHVLTDWWGTKVWTKTSEVVTPLGFKLTSGLHPAYELMRIGKFEVEETAIITKLLPQVDVFVDIGANLGYYTCLALQSGKPVIAFEPQQQNLQCLFQNLTANGWESRTEVFPLALSDRPGLLTLYGASGPSASLVKNWAGYSSRFKKIVPVSTLDNVLAGRFIGERLFIKMDVEGAEFQVLKGALATLRLVPKPIWLLEICLEEFHPDGRNPDFQEIFKLFWDNGYQAFTATGIPKLVNPSEVANWIEKGHAESGTFNYVFSKSEEIFTQ from the coding sequence ATGTCGATATTGCCACGCTGGTTGAAAGCTTTAGCTAAGCGTTCAAATACTTTAGTAAAGCTTAATGCGAGCTTGAGATGGAAATTCCATGTACTAACGGATTGGTGGGGAACAAAAGTCTGGACGAAAACTAGCGAGGTAGTGACGCCGCTAGGTTTTAAATTGACTTCGGGTTTGCACCCTGCATATGAGTTAATGCGAATTGGAAAGTTTGAAGTAGAGGAAACAGCAATAATCACGAAACTATTGCCTCAAGTGGATGTATTCGTGGATATAGGTGCCAATCTTGGTTATTACACTTGCCTTGCTCTGCAGTCTGGAAAACCTGTGATCGCTTTTGAGCCACAACAGCAGAACTTACAATGTTTATTTCAAAACCTAACAGCAAACGGATGGGAAAGTAGGACGGAAGTATTTCCCCTTGCGCTAAGTGATCGGCCTGGGTTGCTGACATTGTATGGGGCGTCAGGGCCATCAGCTTCTTTGGTTAAAAACTGGGCGGGTTATTCATCTCGCTTCAAGAAGATTGTTCCTGTTTCAACGTTGGATAATGTCTTGGCTGGACGTTTTATTGGTGAGCGTTTGTTTATTAAAATGGACGTAGAGGGGGCTGAATTTCAAGTGCTGAAAGGCGCATTGGCAACACTCCGTCTTGTACCTAAACCTATTTGGTTATTGGAGATATGTCTTGAAGAATTTCATCCTGATGGAAGAAACCCAGATTTCCAAGAAATATTTAAATTATTTTGGGACAATGGTTACCAAGCATTTACTGCAACTGGTATCCCAAAGTTAGTGAATCCTAGTGAAGTGGCAAATTGGATCGAAAAAGGCCATGCTGAATCTGGAACTTTTAATTATGTATTTTCCAAATCGGAAGAAATATTTACGCAGTAA